TGGAGCTGAAGAATTTCCGCAGCTTCGATGGCAAGTATCTCATAACCAAAAGCTCCCATGAAGTGGGCAATGGCTACACCACGAAAGTGGATTTAAGGAGGGTGATTGATGGATACTGAGGCGGAACGCCTGTTGAGGGGAATGGTAAGACCTGGTACCGTCACCAGCGTGAACGTGGCCAACAATACGGCCCGGGTGAGATTTGACGATAAGGACGGAATCGTAAGCCCGGAACTACATATATTACACCGCTGCTCAGGGAAAAATAAGGATTACTGGGTGCCGGATATTGACGATCAAGTTTTATGTATCTTCAACAACAATGACAAGAATTTCTCTACCGGCTGGATACTGGGCAGCTACTTCAACGAGAAGCAGCCGCCCCAGGTACAGAATTTGGATATCATGCGCTTCGATTTTTCGGATGGCTCATATTTTGAGTACAACCGAAAGAGCCACACCCTCAATGTGCAAATCACAGGGCCAATAAATATAAATGGCTCAGTTATCAATCTGAACTGCTAAAGGAGGCGGTGTAAATGCCACCACAGACAAGATTGGGGGACAACGAATACGGGACATGATGCCTGCCCGCCCAGAGGCTGGCAACAGGC
This genomic interval from Selenomonas sp. AB3002 contains the following:
- a CDS encoding phage baseplate assembly protein V — protein: MDTEAERLLRGMVRPGTVTSVNVANNTARVRFDDKDGIVSPELHILHRCSGKNKDYWVPDIDDQVLCIFNNNDKNFSTGWILGSYFNEKQPPQVQNLDIMRFDFSDGSYFEYNRKSHTLNVQITGPININGSVINLNC